The DNA window GAAAATTGAGCGCGTCGAACTGGACCTGGAGCCGGGCTCTTCCAGTGGCGCCACCACCCTGACGGAAGTAATACAGTCGGTGGAAGACGGGCCGCCATACACCTTTCAGGACGAAAGCGGAGACATCAGCCTACTGCCGGATGCCTCTGGAACTCTAGTTTTGTCCCTTAACGCGTCCCTCGACTCCTCCGATTTAGTCAAACAAGAATCCAGGGATAAAACGTGCTCCGAAGAAGATGAAGACAAATTGCTGGCTATGCCGCCTTGGGAGGAGGATCACACTCCGGAACACCTTTACGAGATCGAGACGCAGCTGGAGAGCTTGGTGGGTAGTCCGACATTGCCACAGCCGCCTGCCCAACCGACTTCGAGTCCACCGAGGAAGCGACCCTATCGTCGCGGTACTCCCGCCAAGTATAATGATTGCCAGCCCGAATCCTCTGCAACCGTTCCGCCCGTTCCCTCCACAAAACGCCGGCATACCGAGCGCTCTCCAAAGATATGTGATGTGTGCGGGAACACGTACAAGTACCAGCACGCCTTGAATGCCCATATGCGGCGTCATAATAACGATCGTCCATATCCGTGCGAGGTGTGCCAGAAGGCGTTCATTTCGAACGTGGAGCTGCGCCGGCACATGCGTGTCCACACCGGCCAGAAGCCGTACAGCTGCCGCTTCTGTGACCGCAGCTTTTCCGACTTTGGCAGCAGCAAGAAGCACGAACGCATCCACACCGGGGAGCGTCCGTACGTGTGCGAGGTGTGCCAGAAGGGATTCGCCTACGCCCACGTCCTCTCCGTCCACCGGCGCACGCACACCGGCAAGAAGCAGTTCCAGTGCCCGCACTGCGTCAAGGGATTCACCAAGAAGAGCTATCTGGCCGCCCACATGGCGCAGCACGGCGGCCTGACGCTGGAAGAAGCTGGGTCGGGCACCAAGACCAATGCCCTGGGAAATACCAACAATGTGCGCAAGGAGACGTTTATCCTGGACTCGGTCGTTTTGGGGGATGAGAGCAAGGTCCTGGAGGAGTGTATCGTCACCAATGACTTTATGTTCAAGGACCAGGACGACTCGCGCGAGGAGGATGCAGAGAACTGCGATGCAAGCGATCCGAATGGCCAAGCAGTGCTGGAACACCACCGGTCGTCGTATCCTGGCGGGGATTTCGTTGACGTGGACGGGTATCAGGGTGTGGGTGATCTACTGGATGGCGGGGAGTTTGTCGACGATGCCAAGTATCTGATCGATTAGCACTACACTAACTAGCATACTAGCATGAGTATTAGCCCAGAACCCACCCAAATCCCTAGACCTAGTTAGTCGCAGCAGATAGTAAGATAGTTCTAAGTCTCTACTGTAtctgtacaaaaaaaataaactgagAACGTATCCAATAAGTAATTATTTATGTGTTgactttttagttttttttttaaattaatttcgaaagggtttttctttttgtttcaattagtttttaatttgtaaatacACTCTTGTAATTAGTGATTAGTCATtaactatttaaattttaaaatataaatatatatattgtataaaaCATAGAGCATCTCTTAAAATCGGAAGAGTAGTACATTTtctagatttattttttaaagaatttctgAAATTCAATTagacattatttttatttgttttaactttgaaaattaaatattattgtttttaaaaatctagAAATTCTTAGAGAAACATTTACAACCTAGTTGAGACACATGCagattaacatttttttaattttttatattattttttaaaaaaagagaatttacattattttgtttggcagacaattatttaataataaccCGTTTAACTATCAACATTCCGAAAAGTctccaaaaaaatacatacatcAACTCTTATTGGGACAATCTGTGTCAACAAAAGGCAACGAAAGATGGCCTAAAGCGATCGGTTCGGTTGGGTTCTTAGTTTTTCTGCCACGAAATCcaaaaaaattcatatttcGGCTAGTGCGGACCAACTGTGCAAACGGCGGGCACAGTGAACACCCAGTAAGACAgccgcttcttcttcttcttctaaaTTCTAACTAGTTTATTGGATGCTCGGGGTTAGTCAAGTATCATGTTTCTCGAACGATCTCTCTTAATGGAACGGGGCAATTGTTCTAGGTTTTGGTCGTCGTAGCCGGCAACCACTGTACCGGCCACCGGCTATTCAATGCTGACGAGACGATGATGATGCTGTGGCCACGTTCTTGAACCGGTTTTTCCGGAGAACTGGAGCTTGGAGCGACGGAACTACGGCGGGGTCAACGCTTCTTCGGGTCGGATGGTCGGGAGTCGGATGACGGGTGTCGGAGGAGAAATGTTTTCGGGGGGAGGCGAGGAGGAGCGAGGAATATATGTTTATAACAGCCACATGGAAACAGAAACATTCTAATCCTCAAAGGTGATGCGGCCGGGGCCGTGGTTCTTCATGTAGCGACGATAGGCCTTGTAACGCGGATTCTCGGCCAACTTCTTCTTCATCTCCTCATCCTGCTCGGCCTTCCAGGCGGTAAAGTTCTCACGCTTCCACAGCTCCAGGTGGAGGTACTCCTCCAGCTGTTTCTCCTCCTGTGCCTCAAACTGGTGCTGTCCCATGCCCAAGTGGCGGCGGATCAGATAGAGCTTCTGCTCCCGACCATACGGCTGCTTCATCAGCGTATACCGCCAGAACCACTGGGCATGCCACGCTATAAACGACAGCAGGGTATACGGGCAGATGAGCAACTGCACCCAGAGCACGTCCCACAGCGTTGGCTTGGCGTAGCCACCCTTCACGTCCATCTTCTCGGCGATCACCCGCCGTACAATGCGCTCCAGCTCCTCCCGCTGATCAGTCTTTGACATCTTGTTCTTGCCCTTCTTCTGGATGCGCTCCTGAATCTCGTCCCGGGCAATGTCCAGAGCCTGGTTGCGGTACTTGGGCACCGTGGCGAAGTATTTAATGGCCGAGTCGTACCGCTGCCAGCCGGAGTAGTATTGGATAACGGAGACAATGGTCAACACCACCACGATCACCACGCGCACATCCACCTTGGGAGCCACGCGGCGCCTGTAGTAGCGGTAGTAGTGGGCATAGTAGGCATCCGGGTTGTCCAACATGTAGTCGTAATCTGTTCGCGACTCCTCATCGCGCAGGATCTCGTAGGCAGTGGCCACCAACTTGAACTGGACCTCGGCGGCCGCCTTTGCCTCAGCGCCGCGATGTAAATCGGGATGGTACTTCCTGGCCAGCTGTCGGTAGGACTTGCCGATCTCCGACTTGGAGGACTCACGGGTGACGCCCAGGACATCGTAGCAGTTCTCCTTGCCGCAGTAAAGACCCTCCAGTAGTCCCAGCGCCACGCCGGGCAGCAGGaggagcaccagcagcagcttcTGCATCTTTCTCTGTGGGGGATCAGGGGTTGGGGAAACACTCTGAGCTGAACCTTGTGCAACTGGTGGCGGTCGCGTTGGCGCTGGAAGTCCGTCTGTCCGGCTGCGGAGTTGGCCGCTCGTTAATAGGGTTGTTGATAATATATCAGAATGTCAGCTTATCGATATTATTAGAATAAGAACTATATATCGCAAAACACACATAAATATCGGATAAAGAGACAtataatgtttttattttatgtcaTTATTAACAATTATATTGTAAGTTAagagttaaatatttaaataaatatatttaaaaaaaaataatcttttataaacaattataatcagataaaaaatatataacaccttgagtttacaaaaattatttcaataatCATTAAACATGAAATTCGAAACTTCAGAATGTAAGTAAAAAATAtccaacaaataaaatttattttaatttatccCTTAAATTACActgaaataaagaaaatttttaattcatcGCCAATAGTGTCTTCCCGCGCACGCTGAGGCATGTGTTTCGTCACCCATTAATGCCATCCACAGCGatagttttgaaaacaaaatctaTCGCAACTTACCCATCCCTGGTTTTTCCCGCTTAACGAGCATTTTGGTTTGAACTTTTGGCGACAAATAagtctaaattttttttttgctatggATTTTTATAGCCTAGTAGATAAATTTATTGCTTCATTAACGGATACCACAAAATGCTTTAGGGAGCTGCTCGATGGTAAGCTGCTAATCTGCTCTTTACTTTTTATTAATTCCCAGAATATTCATTTCCTAGGAACCCCCATAGATTACAGGGTTAAGATCGAAGAAATGCATAGAAGTAGCATGCAAAAGCGTGTGGAATACGCAGAAGCCTTAATCGAGATGAAGATCCAGCACCGGGAAGTGAGTAAGTGCTTGGAGGAGTGTTATAAGAACTGCACCTCCTTTAAAGGATTCAAGATCGACTTTGAAAAGCGCAAAGCTGCATTGTTGAAACAAAAGACAAATGTAAAGGAACTGGCAGAGTTCAAGCAAGTGAAGAAAGCCATCGAGGAGGCGGCCAAACTCTATATCCCGCCAACGAATGGGGATGGCAAAAACTACGCCGAATTTGTATACTCCATATTCGACCCGTGGACGATGGAGGTGATGCTTAATCCCGTCCGCAATAAGAAATGTGGTCATGTCTACCAGCGCGAATCTGTCATGAGAATCCTTGGTGATAGCGTTAGCACCCGCTGCCCGATTGAGGGTTGCACAAACAAGAGCTTTTTGCACCCGGACATTCTGATCAAGGATGAGGATTTTCGTCAGAAGGTGCTCCGCGAGTTGGAAATGGATGATGAAATGATTGAGTTAGTGGAAGTTGATGAAGAGGATAGTGAGTGACGGAGAATGCTAGTTTTGTAAAGGCCAACAAAACagcatatttttttgaatttttttttttttttatttttttcttagaattatatttaaattacgAAACGTGTACAAGACAATACTTGTAAACTCCCAGGAGGaggtacatacacacatattttaagtttatattttttgcatCTCATTATATTTACTTCTTAATGTAATATTGAAATtacaaaatgttttttgtttaaataaaattatgtttatcATATATGGACTTTCTTTTAATCATAATCATTAAAATCTATAAGCTTGAAGCTTGAACAAAAATGCGGGAAAATAAAAGGCCATCACTATTTCGATAAGTCGATAATTGAACCACTTGAATTGTCACCACTAAAACCTGCAGCAAAACAAAAGAAGGAAAACTACTAATTTTAATCGTTTAAGAGATTATTTGGCGTAAACCTGGGGCAAAGCCGTTGCTAAATCGGCCGGGAAAGCTGCAAGTATCAATGCTGGACTCTACGGTAACCAACATGGCAGTTTTCCTATATCCTACGATGGGCCTGTGATGGAGCGCTAGCTCCTGGCGGCCAGAATGTGGCTTTTTAGGCGCCGGTGGCGTTCCGCGCTGGCAATCATATGTGGGGCATGCATCTTGCTGTTGTTAGCAATCGAACTATTTATAGTGGCTGGCGTAAGTAACGGCCAGGACTGGCAGAGCCCGGGATACTTTTTCTTATCTTTTGTAACCATAATTTTTAATAGGGCGGCTTCGGAGCACTGCACCAGGACGAGTACGTGGTCCGCACGCGTCCTTTGTTGTGGACGCAACAACTTCTACCGCCAGAGGAGCAGCTCAATCGAACTCGTGCCGACCCCGAGGCGCGGTGCCGCAACTCTGTCCAAGGCCGCCAGCTGCTGGCCGACGAGAGGGGATTCGTGTGCCGACGCGAGGAGCTACTGCCAAGCGGTTGCTGCAATCCAGAACTACCCGGCATCGGTTACTATAGCTGCCTTTCCTGCAATGTCACCACCCACTGTTGCGGTATTTACGAATACTGCGTCTCCTGTTGCCTGCATCCCGGAAAGCAGCCGCTGCTGGAACAGGTACTTCGCTCAGCCAACACGCCCAAATACATCTTCACAAAGGTCGCCGATCACTTTGAACTGTGCCTCGTGAAATGCCGAACGAACTCACACTCTGTGCAGCATGAGAACCAGTACCGCGATCCAGCGGCCAAACACTGTTATGGACTGACGGAGGCCCACGAGTCGCAGAAGAACGTGGCCCCGAAGGTAGCCGCCGCCGGCAGCTGATCTCCCTGTGGAGATTACTTTCTGAGATTTCACTGAGCAGATCCACTATCACTGCACTAGTTTTAAGATATCGACAAGTCAGGGTGTACACTGTCATGCTTTTTACAGAAAGTGCAATATTCAACACTCTCTAAACTATTGTTAGCCATAACAAGCTCTAGGTATCTTTTTTTATAGCCAGATTATGTTCTAATGCTCGTCGGCAGAGTCCTCCTGTTTCAATAGCTCTGTAATATTGTAAATTGCCATGCAATATGACTCTAGAATGGGTGGAACAAAAATATAGCTTATAAGAACCCCATGTCCAAAAGATAATGACGAAAAAGGTAGTTCTCCTCGATTTTTGTAAATAGCTAGtagacagttttttttttctagaacCGAACAAATGCTTTAGCTCTCTGTTTTTTAtactatatttaatatattaacttaatttattgttgttgaatatgaataggaatatattgtaaatatttcagaGCTCACCAAGCAGCCGAAACGTAATgtttataagaaatatttattcttgggtcgaaaatgtaaataaatctGCAAGAACGTGGTTATATTACTAGAATTTCAAATGGAACACCCCCCTAGAGGATCGGAGGCTAGGATCTATTCGGTGAAGGGCTCCTGGTGGACTACTTGACCCTCGATCCCATAGAAAATGGTATCGTTCTTGACATAGCCCCATGCCATGCGTCGCGATGTGAAGCTAATGCCGATGTCACCGCTGGGAGCCACAACGATGGCACCTCCAGTGCCGCCCAGCCGGCGGGTCATCTCGCGACACTCCTGATCGGCGGCAGCCTGCGGGGACAGGCCTTTGCAGTCCATGGCGGCCAGGATGCGTTGGGCCAGGTTGTAGCGCATTATCGTCTCGCCGTGTCCAGTCGTAGAGACGCCGCCCCGCATGTTATCCGCATAGGTGCCACTGCCCAGAATGGGTGTATCTCCGATTCGTCCCGGCCACTTGCCGGTAATGCCGCCCGTTGACGTCCCCACCACGATATGGCCCTCGGAATTGATGGCGACGGCCCCGACAGTCTCGCCACTGGGATCCGTTTTGGGGCCACTGTTCAGGGGCTTCTCCTCGGCCAGTTCTGTGCGCGCAAAGAACGGATCCTTGCCCTGGGCGACCTGCTCTTGGAATTCCTGGAGCGTGAAGCGGGCTCCCTCGGTGACCAGAGCGTTTGGCGGCAGCTTCTCACTGCCCGTGGCCAGGGCCAGCTCTAGGGCCGCTTCGCCGCCAAGGAACGTGTGCCTCTTCTTCTCTATCAGCCGCCTGGACACCGTGATTGGATGCATCACATCCCGCAGCAGTGTTATGCATCCGGCACGCAGATCCTTGCCCTCCATCAGACTGGCCTCCATCTCGACCTCCCCTTTGGTGTTCAGACACGATCCATATCCGGCATTGAAGTTCTCGTCCAGCTCCATGCTACGGACCGCTGCCTCCACGGCGTCCAGAGCGCATCCAGTGCTGCCGTTCTCCGGATTCAAGAGCCGCCAGGCGCAGCGCAGGGCCTGCTTGATGCCCTGGAATTTGCCGGCAATCCGGGAATCGGATATATCACCTGCACCGCCATGGATTAGGAGCATGGGACGTGGCATCTTCCGAGCTGTCGAGATCTGTAAGGCTGGGCCTGCTGGGTTTCAAAAAATCAGACTCCAAAGATGTTGTAGAGCAGCTGGAGTGTCGATAGCTTTTGTTTCGCTGGAGCAGTGAGggctatgtatatatatataagtatgtatatatgtatgaagtTCTTTGTTGCACGATAATACCCTATGACTATGGGTATAATCACTTTGTAAGTcgatatattaatattttatcaaaaagGGGGGGTTTGTTTAgctttttgattattttaaatgggattttccttcaaaaaagttttcttaCACAAAGGGTATTGATTAGTCGGCTTTACTGAACTTAACCGAATgcagttttaaaatattgttgttgttgtctgagGTTTCTCTCTTATCCCGCGATAAGAGTCATCAACCTTTTATGGTTTATGGTTTTATATTCCAGTGCTGATACCTAGAGGATCGGGGAATGTTAATCAGGGAAAACATGCATAATTAAACATaaagtatgtacatatatacttgCATTCCACTCTTAACCCACTCCATAACAGGCTTAacccgttgatgctcttcaAGTTGAAGAGTCTTCTTTACACTGAAAATGCagttattttttaatcaaggactttttatatttaatcaaTAACAGGATAAGGTTATATCTTTCGGTCATTAATCGTTGTCATAATTATAGCCATATAGTTCGTAGTCATTATCGTTTTTTTGTGGCAAGCCAAAGTTCAATGGTCGCCACCAGTTCGTGTCGCCACCGGGGGGCATGTCTACCTCCGCCCCTACTCCCTCCGCCACTATGCCTGCAATGATGGAGCAATTAAAGCGAAATATTTAATCAAAATACTGTAAATTGTGGTTTGATTGAGTGGACAATGAACCGTTATTTCACaggatataaaatataatacaaatttaAGAAGAAATTTAAGTAGaaactataaaatataagCTTTTAATTCAAGTAAGTAATTAGTTTTAACAGAATTACCTCTAATTGTATGTTGGAATATAGAGCATAAGGTGGGCAGTCCCCAGGTGGGCAGCCCCCCTCCACATAGACACACCCACACTCCTGCATAATTGCAAGTGCATgcccacacacgcacacacactcgaGAGTATAATAACATTTTATGGCATCGAACCGTGAGAGGCGTTGCTTGAACTCTTTCTCTTCCTCCGACTCCACATCTAGCTGTCTTTGTTTCGCACTCCTACTCTTTGTTGTTCTCCCAGTCTCCGCGTGGGTCTCAAGGAGCAATTTTGGCAGTCTTCCCCACTCTCCATTTCTCAAGTCTCCTCCCTGCCCTGGCCTTCCTTTTCCTTTGCTTTCTTTCTGTTTTCTTGTTCTTCCTTTTCCCCAGCTTCCCTTGCGATTCCCTGTCTTCCTCTCACTTGGGGATCAAACGTAAATTTCACTTTGAGAAAAATGAGAGCCAAGGAAGAAGAAGCAAAAAAGCACAGCACTAGTAACcgtgcactgagagaaatgcATATCGAAATGCTtgtatatacaaaaattattattataaaaaatgtgtttatttattcatatttgaaataatttaatattttataataataatcatgttttgtaatattttttactgTGTAAAACCGttagacattttttttttggctggctTTTGGAGAATTTATAAATCAAAACGTCAAAAGTTGTTAACGGTACCAGAGCGACTGATTTTGAGGTTATGGATAGAGGGAGTCGTCCTTTTTGCGTCCTCACATGACCTGCCCTGCCCCGCACCCCACCGCCGCAAGCACATCATCATAATCATCGGCCATCATTATCGCGTTGAACTGGATAGAAGAAGAGAGAAAATTGGGAGAACGGGTTAAGGGTTACGGGATTAAATGGCGTGAGATGGAATCACAAGGGTCATGGGTTAATAGTTCACGTACCTTTTGGCCTTATCAATCTAATTGGGTGTGAAATGCACATAACAAATGGGGTGAAGGGGCTTGTTATGATTTATTAAAGGGGGCTTGTGCCACAAACAGGTGTACGACTTATTTTAAGGATAATGagattaattaataaatattattaaagacTTTACGACCTTATTCTCAAGTCAGACTGGGTGATATGATACTCCATCATGTTGCAAGGTTGCACCTGAAGAGCCACCTGTCGATTCCAAGGACTCACAGGACACCAGGAGCTGGCCAAagccaaacacaaacacaaacaggTGCGACAATGATGACAGAGCGGCAGTCCGCTTTTGTTGCGGCTTACGGATGCCACTCAATGGGGTCCATTACTGGTCGGTCGCATCCTTTGCCAGTATTGCCACCTTGTAGTCCTTCGGTCCTTACGTACTTTTTTTCCGGTTCAGTTTACCCGTCAGCACGAAACCGGATAATTTGCTGTCTCTCCGGGAAAATGGGAGACGGGGCAACaagctttctttctttccgAGTGATGGCTCTTGACTTTAAACACCTAACGGTACTCGGGCCTTGGGTTTTGAAGTCAATTTCCAATTaaacttttgttgttgtctattgatgcactgaaagaaattcaagaattataaaaattaattaaggaaataataaaatatcttctagatttaatagaattaaataaaagaaaaatataataattataatattaataataatatttatcttAGATTCTAgatttttcttcaagtgtCCTCCAATTAAACTCCTCGTTTTGCTTGCCTACTTTTCGGGGCTTGTTGAGAGCGATTTGATACCCTTTTGGCCTGAAATGGAGGTCCTTGAATTGCCAGGATTGGCAAATGGTCCGCCAAGCCAAATCCCCCATATCTGTTACACTCGGACACTCTCCTTTTCCAGATCCTGGCCCAGGACAATGGCCCGGCACCCGGGAGTCCTTTTCTGACGCATTTCACTTAGAACGGCCCCGGTTCACAAATTAAATTGTCAGCTACGCTTTCTCCTTCCACTGGCATTATCCTGTGAGTTTTTCCTTTGGGGCTTTTCCCACTGGACTTTTCCTCAGGATAGCCCACATCCTTGGAACTTGGCACTCGAAATCATTCGACTTGTCTTTGATTTTCGCTGGCGCTGGTTTTGTCTTTCGTCCTTTTGGCTTTGTTCGACCGTTTTCTGGCcacttgaaaattaatttagaCTAAACCTCAGGCAATAcccacaaatatatatatatatatattatatttcttatgtatatatatctctGGCAGATAATTGAATTTATCGACTTCCCTCATCCAGTCTTGGCCGTCAAGTTTTAGCCCTGCCTGTTTGTTTGAGCCAAATTGCGTGctataatttaatttcctAGCCATTGGCAACCGACTAACTGCAATTTGACTAAAGTAAATATATAActagagtatatatatatatatcttgtattttttggccaactttcaTCGATTGTTCTGAATTTAGCCAGTTAAGCGATtcaattttggccaaaatgtaGCAGATTGCAATTAATAAAGGGATGGACCTTGGAAAGCTTAACTTTAATACTATATATAGAGACTAtaactatttttattaaatatttgtaactaaatattatttaataaaaggtctatatatttttaaaataaatataaaagtatTCAATGAAAAAAgacaacactgcgtatgagtaatattttaaagaataaaggatttttatatgaaaaatattgagacagcttaaaattaaaaatatataaaatatctatataatattaaaatatattttttataatataaaataaaaaaaaaacttaaggTTCATCTTAATAAAGAACCCACTAGGAGTAATGAACTTTTGTCCTTGCTTTTGGGGGCAACAACAGATGGAATTTACGAGCCGGCTGTGACTTGTCTATTTTCCCAGCTCAGTGTTATCCTTCATCTTGTATCCTGTATATCCTGTATCCTTTATATGTTACATAGTACATATGGCTAACTGGCTTCCTGTTGTAAGGTCCTTGGCGCCTATTCTGCACGCCTAACTAATTCAATTTTAATGTACTTTGGCTGGGGAGTTTTGGTTAATATGGTTTTGGGCCAAGAGATTTCCGTTGGCAGTCAATGATTAAAGCCAGTTTCCTTTGGGCCCTTGTTGGGGATTCAACCTTGGCGGTTGAAGCCAAAAGTTCAAGTTTAATTACATTCGACTTGGTTAAGGAAGTTGTTTTACTTGAAAAGCCatctttttattaattttatttgataatGAGGGTCGGTAGAGATGGTTCTTAAAAagcaatattaaaatataaagacaGATTTAAAATACATGGATATTTCTTTGGCTTGTTTTTATACATTAGACTAGTTTTtaggaatattttttaaaaagtattttaaattcTGAGTCTTAAGAAAATCCTTCTTAaagtttagaaatatttttcaagaaggaacaagcatatacatatatttaatttactataaataataataagttaTTTCTATCTATATCTATTATGATGTATAATCTCTGTATCTCtctatttaataataaaactgGCAACTGAAATTATTTAtggatttatttggaaaaacaaCTCCTGTATCCTTGTATTCCCAGTTCTCATCTCCCCAACAAGGGGGTAAAGAATAACTTTTTCCATTGCGATTAATTTACTTGTTACTCGCCacgttgttgtttttatgattctttttttttattttttgtattttttattgcagcatgtttttttgattatacttttttgttgtttatgcCTTCTGTTTTGGTGTTCATTATGGGAATGAAGAAATATGAAGCAGCAAATGACAAGCAGCAGTGCGGACTCTCCAAGCCCAGGGGCGTCCAGATTCGAAAGGGGGGGTAAACAAAAGTTGATGGTGGCACAACACTCGTCTGGGGGCTTTACGGTGGGCCGTGGCAGGTGGTAGGGGCACGTGGCAAGAGCTGGTGGCAGGGGCGTCTGCACTGGGCGGGGGGAGGTGGGTGATAAAGTATTTTGCGACGCAGAATGGTTTCACTTCAGGCTCTCGGCATACGTGTCCAGTTTAACTATGACCCATGGGTAACTCAGAAAGGGTTTATGCCTTCCAAGATATcaggtttttgatttttaaaaactagtaTTTATAGGGAAATTAAggagaattaaataaaagttagaaagattcaaaataataacaatttatttttaaaaaaacatagtTTTCTAAGCTTCTTTCTAAGGTTTTTGAACTCTAGAATTCTCTAGAACTATCTTTAAAAGTGATCCACTTTTCTCTTTAAAtttctattaatttttaataattattttcttaagattttttttttgaatttaatttctcCATCATTTAAGAACCTAATATTCCTCAGATCACATATTCAAACCGCATAAacgtaaattttttttctttctagactttttttttgggaaaacttTGGGACAGGACTCGTTATGCTTGTCTCTCCACCTTGGTgagacaaaacaaaacaaaccgagaaaaaaaaaggacaggcCGAACAGGACCAAC is part of the Drosophila bipectinata strain 14024-0381.07 chromosome XL, DbipHiC1v2, whole genome shotgun sequence genome and encodes:
- the LOC108132507 gene encoding uncharacterized protein; protein product: MSGKLEQRLVDLGTACLVCLRDEPVETCSIYGRDPEPPHLRIVDKIRSCTSLQLGDNLTTWPDKICRQCHMELTVTYRFREKCAAVEVLRQEQQLKMNLEQHDVRLPRTLKIERVELDLEPGSSSGATTLTEVIQSVEDGPPYTFQDESGDISLLPDASGTLVLSLNASLDSSDLVKQESRDKTCSEEDEDKLLAMPPWEEDHTPEHLYEIETQLESLVGSPTLPQPPAQPTSSPPRKRPYRRGTPAKYNDCQPESSATVPPVPSTKRRHTERSPKICDVCGNTYKYQHALNAHMRRHNNDRPYPCEVCQKAFISNVELRRHMRVHTGQKPYSCRFCDRSFSDFGSSKKHERIHTGERPYVCEVCQKGFAYAHVLSVHRRTHTGKKQFQCPHCVKGFTKKSYLAAHMAQHGGLTLEEAGSGTKTNALGNTNNVRKETFILDSVVLGDESKVLEECIVTNDFMFKDQDDSREEDAENCDASDPNGQAVLEHHRSSYPGGDFVDVDGYQGVGDLLDGGEFVDDAKYLID
- the LOC108132513 gene encoding probable isoaspartyl peptidase/L-asparaginase CG7860; this encodes MPRPMLLIHGGAGDISDSRIAGKFQGIKQALRCAWRLLNPENGSTGCALDAVEAAVRSMELDENFNAGYGSCLNTKGEVEMEASLMEGKDLRAGCITLLRDVMHPITVSRRLIEKKRHTFLGGEAALELALATGSEKLPPNALVTEGARFTLQEFQEQVAQGKDPFFARTELAEEKPLNSGPKTDPSGETVGAVAINSEGHIVVGTSTGGITGKWPGRIGDTPILGSGTYADNMRGGVSTTGHGETIMRYNLAQRILAAMDCKGLSPQAAADQECREMTRRLGGTGGAIVVAPSGDIGISFTSRRMAWGYVKNDTIFYGIEGQVVHQEPFTE
- the LOC108132508 gene encoding dnaJ homolog subfamily C member 25 homolog yields the protein MQKLLLVLLLLPGVALGLLEGLYCGKENCYDVLGVTRESSKSEIGKSYRQLARKYHPDLHRGAEAKAAAEVQFKLVATAYEILRDEESRTDYDYMLDNPDAYYAHYYRYYRRRVAPKVDVRVVIVVVLTIVSVIQYYSGWQRYDSAIKYFATVPKYRNQALDIARDEIQERIQKKGKNKMSKTDQREELERIVRRVIAEKMDVKGGYAKPTLWDVLWVQLLICPYTLLSFIAWHAQWFWRYTLMKQPYGREQKLYLIRRHLGMGQHQFEAQEEKQLEEYLHLELWKRENFTAWKAEQDEEMKKKLAENPRYKAYRRYMKNHGPGRITFED
- the LOC108132480 gene encoding E3 SUMO-protein ligase NSE2-like; its protein translation is MDFYSLVDKFIASLTDTTKCFRELLDGTPIDYRVKIEEMHRSSMQKRVEYAEALIEMKIQHREVSKCLEECYKNCTSFKGFKIDFEKRKAALLKQKTNVKELAEFKQVKKAIEEAAKLYIPPTNGDGKNYAEFVYSIFDPWTMEVMLNPVRNKKCGHVYQRESVMRILGDSVSTRCPIEGCTNKSFLHPDILIKDEDFRQKVLRELEMDDEMIELVEVDEEDSE
- the LOC108132514 gene encoding SREBP regulating gene protein; protein product: MWLFRRRWRSALAIICGACILLLLAIELFIVAGGGFGALHQDEYVVRTRPLLWTQQLLPPEEQLNRTRADPEARCRNSVQGRQLLADERGFVCRREELLPSGCCNPELPGIGYYSCLSCNVTTHCCGIYEYCVSCCLHPGKQPLLEQVLRSANTPKYIFTKVADHFELCLVKCRTNSHSVQHENQYRDPAAKHCYGLTEAHESQKNVAPKVAAAGS